The Vibrio coralliilyticus genome segment GGCTATAGATGGCTTTAATTCGCATACCATAGGTGTTATCAATGATCTGAGAGAGCGAGTCTTTATGATTAATGACATTCTCTGTTGAGACGGTAACGTGATGAAAAGCATTTTTAAGATTGGTTGTACTGTAAATAATCCCGACTACGAGTAGTAGTAAAGTGAATATGACAGGAACCACTACTTGGAGCTTAATGGAAAGCCCGCTGAGTAATTGGCGCATCGATTGTCCTCTTCTATATTGTGATGAATTGTCTGTTATTGTTTTTATAATTAAGAGGAATGATTCTAAGTTTTCCTAGGTATAATTCAATCCAGAAAATGATAATTTTATAAAATAACCACTAAAAGTGGCTTAATTATTTTCCTTTTAAGTCATAGTGTTATTGTTCTAGTTTGTTATCTGTTCGTTTGGTTTTCACAGTTTGTTACATCGCTGTTGGACTTATCAGTAAAACGTCATCAAAAATTCCTAGCAAATCTCACCTGTCATATAGGCTTCAACGAAGTGAAACACAATTGTCATAATTGAGTCCTAAAGTGAGCACCGTTCAAGTGAAATATAACGGCAATGTTGCCAACTAAGGAAATTGTGATGAAAAAGACAGTTATCGGTGCAATCGCACTTCTAGGCGCAATGGCAGTGACTTCAGTTTCTGCTAAAGAAACTATCTCTGCAGTGGGCTCTAGCAGCGTAACTCCACTGATGGAAGTTTTCTCTGAAACATACATGAAGACTAACTCGAACGTATTTATCGAAGTTCAGGGTCCTGGTTCTTCTGCTGGTGTAAAAGCAGCGAAAAACGGTTCTGCTGACTTAGGTATGTCTTCTCGTAACTTGAAAGATTCTGAAAAAGAACCTGCTCTTAAAGAGCTAACGGTTGCACTAGACGGTATCGCTGTTGTTGTTAACCCTAAGAACGACCTTAAAGCACTGACTGCAGAGCAAGTAACTGCAATCTACAAAGGTGAAATCACAAACTGGAAAGAAGTTGGTGGTGCAGATAAGCCAATCGTTGCGATCACTCGCGATACTGCTTCTGGTACTCGTGGTGCATTTGAAGACATCATGAAGCTGAAGCAAAAAATCTCTGGCAAGAAAGTATCGGCTATCTCTCAACGTGCACAAGTGGCAAACGGTAACGGTGCTCTGAAAACTATGGTTGCGTCTAACCCATACGCAATTGGTTATATTTCTCTAGGTACAGTAGATAACTCTGTAAACGCTCTACCAATTGATGGCGTTGAAGCAAACGTAGACAACGTGAAGAACGGTTCTTACAAAGTTGCTCGTCCATTCCTTGTTCTATACAAAGAAGGTAAGCCTTCTGCAGAAACTCAGAAGTTCCTAGACTGGATGGTTTCTGATGAAGCACAAGGTCTAGTTGACAGCAACGGCTACATCTCAGTTAACTAATATCTAGTAAAACTCCTTAATTGCTCAGCCCACTTTGGGCTGAGCCTTTTCTTGACTTCAAACGAACCAAGTTCGTGAGAACGGTAAGAATTTTATGACCATCGCAACAAATAGTGACGAGCTTATGAATACTGAAGCGACTCAAGTTTCTAAGCCTAGCCTACGCGCGAGCAAGCGTGTTGACTGGAAAGAGCGTATTTTCCATGGCTTATTCCTTACCAGTGCAGTTATTGGCATTGTGTCTCTGGCGGTCATCGCCTATTTCATCGTTAAAGAATCTATCCCTGCGTTTCAAGAAGCGGGTGTTTCTGGCATCGTATTAGGCCAAGACTGGCTACCTCCTGCACTTTACGGTGTTGCAACCATGATTGTTGCTTCCATCGTATCGACATTTGGTGCGGTTATCGTTGGGGTACCAGTGGGTGTTTTAACGGCGATTTTCATTGCTGAAATCGCACCTAAGCGCCTCGCAGACATCATCCGTCCTGCCGTTGAATTGCTAGCAGGTATACCTTCGGTTGTATACGGCTTCTTTGGATTAGTTATCATTGTTCCCCTGATTCAGGATATTTTCGCAGTCCCAGCAGGTAATACAATTCTGGCCGGTATTATTGTTTTGGGTGTGATGATTCTGCCTACCGTGATCACGGTATCAGAAACCTCGATTCGCGCTGTGCCTCGAACGTACAAAGAAGGTTCACTGGCTTTGGGCGCATCAAAGATTTTCACTATCTTTAAGCTGCTGGTTCCGGCAGCACGCTCGGGCATCATGACCGGTGTGATTCTGGGTATTGGTCGCGCTCTAGGAGAAACCATGGCGATCATCATGGTGATGGGTAACGCCCCTGCAATGCCTCAGGGCATCCTAGATTCAGCCCGTACGCTAACTGCGAACATTGCTATTGAAATGTCTTACGCAAGCGGCGTGCATGCTAATGCTCTCTACGCTACAGGTGTTGTTCTGCTGGTGTTTATCATGATGCTTAACGCAGCCCTGCTTTATCTCAACCGCGAAAAAGCGAAGTAAAGTGGTTTAAAGGTGATGACTATGGATCGCGCAAAATTAAAAAAAGCACGCCAGTTTAAAGACAATATCTTTAACGGCTTTATCTGGGCTGCAGCAGCACTGACGGTCGGTTTTTTGTTCTGGATTATCTGGTACATCTTGTCGAACGGTTTGCAGCACGTAGACTGGAATTTCATTACTGATAATTACACCCGTACTGGCGAAGAACACGGTATCTTCCCGATGATTGTAGCCACTATTTATATGGTAATCGCGTCCATCGCCGTGGCGGCACCGCTTGGCATTATGACGGCGATTTATCTGACTGAATACGCTAAAGTGGGCAGTAGACTGGTTAAGGTTATCCGCTTCTGTACTGAATCGTTGGCGGGGATCCCGTCAATCATATTCGGTCTATTTGGTATGACTTTCTTCGTCGCAATCTTAGGCTTGGGATTCTCGATTCTTTCAGGCGCGTTGACTCTCAGTATTCTAATACTGCCAGTGATCATCCGTACCACGGAAGAAGCTCTGATGGCAGTACCGCAAACTTATCGTGAAGGCTCATATGGTTTGGGCGCTTCAAAAATCTACACTATCTGGCGTTTGATCTTGCCTAGCGCAATGCCAGGTATCTTAACCTCGGTCATTCTAAGTATTGGTCGTGTAATTGGTGAATCGGCTCCTGTCTTCCTGACAGCGGGCATGGTGGCACGTATTCCTGATTCGTTACTGGATTCAGGACGTACGCTGACAGTTCACCTTTATAAGCTGACTACTGAGCTGTTCACTATTGAAGAGTGGAACCAAGCTTATGGTACAGCTACCGTGCTGATTGTCGTTGTTCTCTTGATCAACATGATCACCAAACTCATCGCAAGTCGCTTCAATACTGCGAATTATTAACCTGCGACTTTAATTGAAAGCACAGACACGAATTTTAGATTTAAGAGATTGAGACAATGAACAAATTTGATATTGAAAACCTAGATCTGTTTTATGGTGAAAACCAAGCATTGAAAGCGATTAACCTTCCTATTCCAGTACGTCAAGTCACGGCATTGATTGGTCCTTCTGGCTGTGGTAAATCAACGTTACTGCGTTGTCTGAATCGTATGAACGATTTGATTGAAGGTGTAAAGATTACAGGTAAGCTGGACATGGATGGCACGGACATCTATGGCAACATTGATGTCGCAGACTTGCGTATCAAGGTTGGGATGGTATTCCAGAAGCCTAACCCCTTCCCAATGAGCATTTATGAAAACGTGGCTTATGGCTTACGTGCTCAGGGCATCAAAGACAAGAAACACATTGATGAAGTTGTGGAACGTTCACTGCGTGGCGCAGCTCTATGGGATGAAGTAAAAGATCGTTTGAAGTCCCATGCGTTTGGGCTATCAGGTGGTCAGCAGCAGCGTTTATGTATTGCCCGTACCATTGCGATGGAACCGGATGTCATCTTGATGGATGAGCCTACGTCGGCGCTTGATCCAATTGCGACGCACAAAATTGAAGAGTTAATGGAAGAATTAAAGAAAAACTACACCATTGTTATCGTGACTCACTCTATGCAGCAAGCACGCCGAATTTCGGACCGTACGGCCTTCTTCCTAATGGGAGAGTTGGTTGAGCATGATGACACTCAAGTTATCTTTAATGATCCCAAAGATGATCGTACAAAAGGATACGTAAATGGTGATTTTGGTTAATCACTGAGTCGTTTTACTGGCATTATCACTATAACAATAAGCGATGGTACTTTGCCCCTCTTCATGAGGGGCTTTTTTCTTGATGCCGAATTGTTATCTTGGTTTATCGTTTTTTTAAGTTGAAGACGTTACCTTCATCGGATTTAGTTGAGAATTTTTCGTTATACATGTTCTGGTCAGCCATGGAAATCAACTGATTGAGACTAGTCGTATCATAAGGATAGCTGGCGACCCCTATGCTAGCAGAAAGCTGAACTGTCTGGTTTTGCAAAGTGATACTCTTATCAAAGCAGCGATTAATTGTTTGGATAAGAGCGTCTATTTCTTGTTTGTCAGTTTGCGTGGTTAAGACCGAGAATTCATCTCCGCCAATTCTATAAATAGAGAGTTGGTATTGGCTCATTAGCTCAATTAAGCGGGCTGAAACGATTCGCAGGGCTAAATCACCGGCTTGATGCCCATGTGAGTCATTGATCTTTTTAAACCCATCGAGATCAAGCAATATCAAAGAGAAACTGGTCTTCTCTTCAATGTATTCTGTTAATTGATACATAAAAGAGAGGCGATTGGGTATGCCTGTGAGTGAGTCGGTGACAGAGGCTTGCTTATGGAACACGGCTTCTTTATGAATGATATAACTGACGATACCAACACACGCAAACAGTAATATCATTAATACAAACTGAGCATGTGTCAGTGCCTGAGCCAGCTGCATTTGAGATTGGTAAAGTGGGCTTTTAACACGAAAGTTGGTATTAATGTAGTGAATCATCAGCATGTACTGATGTTCAAAATCCTGACTCAGGTTCAACGCAGGATCGCCACTCTCTTGGAATTGTTTTAATTTGGGCTCTAAAGTTTGAAATTGATGAAAAAGTGATTCAAAAAATGACTCGGCCCCGGGTAATGAGATCAGCGATTCACTTTCACGGTTGTTGAGCAGTAGATCAAAGCGGCTCCAGGTTAGTTCATATTTTAACAATACCTTATCTATGTAATTGTGATCTTTTTCAGCCAATAGGGTTGTGGACTTTAGCTCAGAAAACTCTTTAGTTAGTTGAAAAAGATACCAAGTGGCTTGGTTTTGTTGCTCGTTGTAGGAACGAGCTAAGTCGCGAGTTGCCGAGAGAAGGTATAAGTTTGCCACAATCAGTATTGCAGAGAGAAAGATCAGCAGTACTTTCGCTCTTGATAAAACTTGATTAAATCCACGTACTCTAGTCAGTATTCTCATTGTTTTTTTGATGAATCATGATCTCGTCAATTTGCCACACCATTTGAGAATGAAAAGCAGCATTATCAATCTCAGGGTATTTGTCTAGATTAAAGACCAACCAATATGGCCCTTTATTTCGCACTTTCATTTTTTTACCATTCATTTTGTAGGCGATAATCGGATCGTATTTAATAATGTTTTCTATCGTTGTACTGGCTGCGTAGTCATTAAGGGCAATGAAAGATACGGCCATTGTTTCCTCTTCTACTAAGTTCGCTAACATGTCTGAGACTCTAAAGCCTGTGAATTTATTGGCATCCGGATACCATGGAAGCTTGGTTTTAAAGGAGGTTGGAGGGTATTGCGAAATCAATTGTTCATAAGCCAAAGTCTTTGGTTGGCTGTTTTCAAAACGGACGACTAAGTCAGCACCAAGAGTGGGCAGACTTACCAGAAGTAAAAAGGCGAGAACAACACCTCTCATAAAACTTCCTTAATGATGATTCGCTAATGACTGTTATGTTATTAAGTATATGTGCAGATATCCATCATGGAAATTAATTTGCCAATTAAGTTGGTTTGGTTTGACGTCACTGTTTGGGTGACAAAGGGAAATGCTTGGTCTGCATACAGGCGATTGCTATATGAGACTTCAATAAAAAAGCCCGGCTAATTTAGCCGGGCCTCTGTCAAATATTTTTAATTTAAATATCTGATGGTTACATGTCTTGTTTTTGCTTTGCTTTACAAACCGCGGCAGTAAACACGACGTCAGTCGAGCTGTTCAGTGCGGTTTCGGCAGAATCTTGTACAACACCAATAATGAAGCCAACCGCGACAACTTGCATTGCGATTTCATTTGGAATACCAAATAGGCCACAAGCCAGTGGAATCAGCAGCAGTGAACCGCCAGCAACACCAGAAGCACCACAGGCAGAGACAGCTGCTACCACGCTTAAGAGCAATGCAGTCATGAGGTCGACCTCAATGCCCATAGTGTGGACTGCTGCTAGCGTCAGTGTCGTAATGGTAATTGCTGCGCCAGCCATGTTGATGGTTGCGCCAAGCGGAATAGATACTGAGTATGTATCTTCATCAAGCTTAAGCTTTTCACAAAGTGCCATGTTTACTGGAATATTTGCTGCGCTTGAGCGTGTAAAGAAGGCAGTAACACCACTTTCACGTAGGCATTGGAATACCAACGGGTATGGGTTCTCACCTGTCTTAACAAGGACAATGATTGGATTCACAACAAGCGCAATAAACAACATCGAACTTAATAAAACGCCCAGAAGTTGAGCGTAGCCAGCCAGAGCATCGAAACCAGTGGTTGCTAATGTAGAGGACACCAGACCAAAAATACCAAATGGTGCTAGGCGGATAATAAAGCGAACAATTTGAGATACGCCGTGGCTGAGATCTTCAAATACCGCTTTTGTTGTTCCAGAGGCATGATGCAGTGCTAAACCAAGGCCAATAGCCCACGCCAGAATACCAATGTAGTTAGCATTCATCAGCGCACTAACTGGGTTATCAACAATCTTGAACAGTAGGGTGTTCATGACTTCACCAATGCCCTGAGGCGGTGTTGCCCCTTCAGCACCGGAAACCAGTGTTAATGTGGTTGGGAACATGAAACTAAGCACTACTGCCGTCAAAGCTGCAGTTAAGGTGCCGAAAAGATACAGAACCACAATAGGACGCATGTAGGTGTGTTGGTTTTTCTTCTGGTTGGCAATAGATGCAGCGACCAGAATAAAAACAAGAATAGGGGCGACGGCCTTTAGTGCGCCGACAAATAAGCTTCCAAGTAAGCCGACACTTTGTGCATACTCCGGTGATACAGTGGCTAAACCGACACCGAGAACGATACCGGCTAGGATCTGTAATACCAGATTTCCGCGCGCAAAGCGGGCAAAAATAGAGTTGTGTTGCATAGTTATCCCTGCAATGAATTATTTTATGAACTTCTAGTAATTTCAGTTATTGGTAACTGAGTGGGACAATACTAGCGTGTTGAAATAATGTGTCTAGAATTAATTGATTTTTAGCATGAACATTTATTAGAAATGTTAAAATGTGAATATTGTGTTATATATGTTGTCGTTGTTGTACTAAAAAAGGGGCGAGTAGCCCCTTGTTGCTTTACGAAGTTTGTTTTCGGCTCCGGCTGGCCGTTTGTATGTTCTTATACATCTTTGTCTGCTGTTTGTAGGCAGCACGACGCTCAGCGAGCGTCGCTCCGTTACGCTGTTGCTCCCGCATTAACTTGAGATAGTTATTCAGCCGACGATGCTCAAGTTGACCAGTTTTAATCGCATGAGTAACGGCACATCCAGGCTCGCTTTCGTGATGGCAATCAGAGAATCGACATTGGGTGGCTAATGCCTCGATGTCTGCAAAGGTTTCAGAAACCCCTTCGGCACAGTCAAACAGCTGTAATTCTCTCATTCCCGGCGTGTCGATTAATACCCCGCCTGTGGGAAGAAAGTGCATCGAACGGCCTGTAGTGGTATGCCGCCCTTTGCTGTCACTCTCACGAATACCGCCAGTTAGCTGGACAGATGCGCCAAGTAGCCCATTGACTAGCGTTGATTTTCCAACACCCGATGATCCTATGAATGCAATAGTGGAGCCTGTTTTACACCAATGCGTAAGCGGTGTGTATTGGTTAGCATCAAGTGCGTTGATCATCTCTACTATAAGTAAAGGGTCGAGCTGCTGAACTTGTTGACGTTTAGCTTCAGCATCAGCAACTAAATCCGCTTTTGTTAAGACAATCACTGGCTCGACTCCAGACTCGTTTGCAGTGGCAAGATAGCGTTCAATACGGCTCAAGTTAAAGTCATCATTCAGTGCACAAACGATAAATACGGTTGAAACATTGGCCGCAATTAACTGCTCTGCTACTTTACTGCCTGCTGCTTTTCGAGCAAATAAAGATTGGCGCTCTAACAGGCGCTCGAAGCCATGCTCTTGGTTCAGTAACAACCAGTCACCGACAGTCATCATGGGTAGTGATTTACGGATCGGTAAAGTTATTTCACCTTGATCGCTGACCAGTTTGTAGCCACTACGGTGATGCTCTGTGACACGTGTAATAAGGCTATGTTCCAGTTCTTCAAGTGTAAGTTGTTGTTGAAATAAGTTGTTCCAGCCGAGTTGAGGCAAGCTCAATAGCTGTTTGGGATTGATATTCATTGTGTACCCCAGACTTGCAGAAAGACTTCTGCATTTGTAAAGTCAGCTAGGGTCTTGAGACCCCGGTTTTAATACACCGGGCAAAGAGAAGGGAAGGGGTAACGGATGATTACCTAGGCTTCTTCACTAATTCTGCCGGGTGGGTTCTTGCTACAATCATCATATCCTCCTAAAAGTGCTTGTTTACCTTGGTTACAAAGCGATCATACTCAGCCTGATTGATTATCGTCAATACTTTTCTACTAGGCTATTTTTTTGAACTTTATATCAATAGTTGTCAATCAGACAGTAACTTTTCTTGCCGATACCGAGTGGTTGTTTATAAACTGTTTATGTGAGTTGGTTTATATGGATATCACTGCGTAATGACTGAAGCGACCCAAAGTGAGACTGCGGAAGCGATAGAACTCTCTTCTGTTGAGCCGGAACAAAAAAAACAGCCCTCTAAGCCGTTGCCCGATAACATTAAGTATGGTGAAGATGCATTTTATGACGTCAAACCATTAAGTGAGGTTGCCTTTCTGATCACTACCCCAACGGGTAAAAATCTTAAAGGAAAAACCAAGTATATTGGCCTTCATTCGAATAATCTCATGCTGCTAGAGGTACCCAAAGCATCACCTAAAGAAATGGCGGTGTTTTTTCAACGAGGCTATGCGATTAAAGCATGTGTCATTTCGGAGTCAGGAGAAGGGGCGAGGATATATTTCAAGAGTAAGCTTGAGTATGTGATTGATGCTGGTGGTAATAGCTTGTTCTTAATCACCTTGCCAGCGGCAACTCAGGTCGCTGCCGGATTGAGAGAAAGTGCTCGCTTGGAGCTGGCTTTGGACGGTGTGCTTTCGCCCCAGTCCCAAAATGTTCAGTGCCAGATCCGAGATATTTCGAGTACTGGCTGCTTGATCGTGGTTGAGCGCCACCTGACTAACCATAAAGTAGGCGATTTAATTTCCCTCAATATTTTAGAAACCGAAAGCGATAAAGTGATTGAGCCACAGATACTCGAAGCTGTAGTGAGAAATATCAAGATGACTAGCCGCTACGGTAAGCTTGGTGTGCAATTTGAGAAGGACAGTATTGATTCTGTTGCCAGTTTGATCGAGCGTTTGCACTTTTGCCAAATG includes the following:
- a CDS encoding molybdopterin-dependent oxidoreductase, with product MRGVVLAFLLLVSLPTLGADLVVRFENSQPKTLAYEQLISQYPPTSFKTKLPWYPDANKFTGFRVSDMLANLVEEETMAVSFIALNDYAASTTIENIIKYDPIIAYKMNGKKMKVRNKGPYWLVFNLDKYPEIDNAAFHSQMVWQIDEIMIHQKNNENTD
- a CDS encoding phosphate ABC transporter substrate-binding protein, yielding MKKTVIGAIALLGAMAVTSVSAKETISAVGSSSVTPLMEVFSETYMKTNSNVFIEVQGPGSSAGVKAAKNGSADLGMSSRNLKDSEKEPALKELTVALDGIAVVVNPKNDLKALTAEQVTAIYKGEITNWKEVGGADKPIVAITRDTASGTRGAFEDIMKLKQKISGKKVSAISQRAQVANGNGALKTMVASNPYAIGYISLGTVDNSVNALPIDGVEANVDNVKNGSYKVARPFLVLYKEGKPSAETQKFLDWMVSDEAQGLVDSNGYISVN
- a CDS encoding GGDEF domain-containing protein; translated protein: MRILTRVRGFNQVLSRAKVLLIFLSAILIVANLYLLSATRDLARSYNEQQNQATWYLFQLTKEFSELKSTTLLAEKDHNYIDKVLLKYELTWSRFDLLLNNRESESLISLPGAESFFESLFHQFQTLEPKLKQFQESGDPALNLSQDFEHQYMLMIHYINTNFRVKSPLYQSQMQLAQALTHAQFVLMILLFACVGIVSYIIHKEAVFHKQASVTDSLTGIPNRLSFMYQLTEYIEEKTSFSLILLDLDGFKKINDSHGHQAGDLALRIVSARLIELMSQYQLSIYRIGGDEFSVLTTQTDKQEIDALIQTINRCFDKSITLQNQTVQLSASIGVASYPYDTTSLNQLISMADQNMYNEKFSTKSDEGNVFNLKKR
- the pstA gene encoding phosphate ABC transporter permease PstA, encoding MDRAKLKKARQFKDNIFNGFIWAAAALTVGFLFWIIWYILSNGLQHVDWNFITDNYTRTGEEHGIFPMIVATIYMVIASIAVAAPLGIMTAIYLTEYAKVGSRLVKVIRFCTESLAGIPSIIFGLFGMTFFVAILGLGFSILSGALTLSILILPVIIRTTEEALMAVPQTYREGSYGLGASKIYTIWRLILPSAMPGILTSVILSIGRVIGESAPVFLTAGMVARIPDSLLDSGRTLTVHLYKLTTELFTIEEWNQAYGTATVLIVVVLLINMITKLIASRFNTANY
- the sstT gene encoding serine/threonine transporter SstT: MQHNSIFARFARGNLVLQILAGIVLGVGLATVSPEYAQSVGLLGSLFVGALKAVAPILVFILVAASIANQKKNQHTYMRPIVVLYLFGTLTAALTAVVLSFMFPTTLTLVSGAEGATPPQGIGEVMNTLLFKIVDNPVSALMNANYIGILAWAIGLGLALHHASGTTKAVFEDLSHGVSQIVRFIIRLAPFGIFGLVSSTLATTGFDALAGYAQLLGVLLSSMLFIALVVNPIIVLVKTGENPYPLVFQCLRESGVTAFFTRSSAANIPVNMALCEKLKLDEDTYSVSIPLGATINMAGAAITITTLTLAAVHTMGIEVDLMTALLLSVVAAVSACGASGVAGGSLLLIPLACGLFGIPNEIAMQVVAVGFIIGVVQDSAETALNSSTDVVFTAAVCKAKQKQDM
- the rsgA gene encoding ribosome small subunit-dependent GTPase A; the protein is MNINPKQLLSLPQLGWNNLFQQQLTLEELEHSLITRVTEHHRSGYKLVSDQGEITLPIRKSLPMMTVGDWLLLNQEHGFERLLERQSLFARKAAGSKVAEQLIAANVSTVFIVCALNDDFNLSRIERYLATANESGVEPVIVLTKADLVADAEAKRQQVQQLDPLLIVEMINALDANQYTPLTHWCKTGSTIAFIGSSGVGKSTLVNGLLGASVQLTGGIRESDSKGRHTTTGRSMHFLPTGGVLIDTPGMRELQLFDCAEGVSETFADIEALATQCRFSDCHHESEPGCAVTHAIKTGQLEHRRLNNYLKLMREQQRNGATLAERRAAYKQQTKMYKNIQTASRSRKQTS
- a CDS encoding PilZ domain-containing protein — encoded protein: MTEATQSETAEAIELSSVEPEQKKQPSKPLPDNIKYGEDAFYDVKPLSEVAFLITTPTGKNLKGKTKYIGLHSNNLMLLEVPKASPKEMAVFFQRGYAIKACVISESGEGARIYFKSKLEYVIDAGGNSLFLITLPAATQVAAGLRESARLELALDGVLSPQSQNVQCQIRDISSTGCLIVVERHLTNHKVGDLISLNILETESDKVIEPQILEAVVRNIKMTSRYGKLGVQFEKDSIDSVASLIERLHFCQMSQKFTI
- the pstC gene encoding phosphate ABC transporter permease subunit PstC, with amino-acid sequence MTIATNSDELMNTEATQVSKPSLRASKRVDWKERIFHGLFLTSAVIGIVSLAVIAYFIVKESIPAFQEAGVSGIVLGQDWLPPALYGVATMIVASIVSTFGAVIVGVPVGVLTAIFIAEIAPKRLADIIRPAVELLAGIPSVVYGFFGLVIIVPLIQDIFAVPAGNTILAGIIVLGVMILPTVITVSETSIRAVPRTYKEGSLALGASKIFTIFKLLVPAARSGIMTGVILGIGRALGETMAIIMVMGNAPAMPQGILDSARTLTANIAIEMSYASGVHANALYATGVVLLVFIMMLNAALLYLNREKAK
- the pstB gene encoding phosphate ABC transporter ATP-binding protein PstB; this translates as MNKFDIENLDLFYGENQALKAINLPIPVRQVTALIGPSGCGKSTLLRCLNRMNDLIEGVKITGKLDMDGTDIYGNIDVADLRIKVGMVFQKPNPFPMSIYENVAYGLRAQGIKDKKHIDEVVERSLRGAALWDEVKDRLKSHAFGLSGGQQQRLCIARTIAMEPDVILMDEPTSALDPIATHKIEELMEELKKNYTIVIVTHSMQQARRISDRTAFFLMGELVEHDDTQVIFNDPKDDRTKGYVNGDFG